The following are encoded in a window of Sphaerisporangium siamense genomic DNA:
- a CDS encoding ABC transporter transmembrane domain-containing protein, with amino-acid sequence MVGLTLPPYLLSRAIDDELAPGWVPALLGAGLVNAWLAMSRHRTMTKIRMDANFRTVRALVEQINKLGADLPKRASAGDVVTIAIGDVIAIAASLTVTGPGVGAVISYGVVAALLLRVSVVLAVVVLLGVPLLAILLGPLLGRLMKVQNGYREAQGTLTTRLVDLIEGLRVLNAFGGKGAYAARYRADSASLREQGYRVASLTSWVGALGAGLPALFLAAVTWLGARLAAEGAITVGELVGVYGYIAMLVVPVSFFIEGSFQISHGLVAARQVTRFLALRAGERPRPAGPDIAPGTLVGLVSARPEESVALLEGLGGFDGTSLIADHDAALFAGTCARSSRAGARRTTKPSTGPCASPRRRTSSRGYATGSTR; translated from the coding sequence ATGGTGGGTCTGACGCTCCCGCCGTACCTGTTGTCGAGGGCGATCGACGACGAACTGGCGCCCGGCTGGGTGCCGGCGCTGCTCGGGGCGGGCCTGGTCAACGCCTGGCTGGCGATGTCGCGGCACCGTACGATGACCAAGATCCGGATGGACGCCAACTTCCGCACCGTGCGCGCCCTGGTCGAGCAGATCAACAAGCTGGGCGCCGACCTGCCCAAGCGCGCTTCGGCGGGCGACGTGGTGACGATCGCCATCGGCGACGTCATCGCCATCGCCGCCTCGCTGACGGTGACCGGCCCCGGCGTGGGCGCGGTGATCAGCTACGGCGTGGTGGCGGCGCTGCTGCTGCGGGTCTCCGTGGTGCTGGCCGTGGTGGTGCTGCTGGGCGTCCCGCTGCTGGCGATCCTGCTCGGCCCGTTGCTCGGGCGGCTGATGAAGGTGCAGAACGGCTACCGCGAGGCGCAGGGCACGCTGACCACCCGCCTGGTCGACCTGATCGAGGGGCTGCGGGTGCTCAACGCCTTCGGCGGCAAGGGCGCCTACGCCGCGCGGTACCGCGCCGACTCGGCGAGCCTGCGCGAGCAGGGCTACCGGGTGGCGTCGCTGACGAGCTGGGTCGGCGCGCTGGGCGCCGGACTGCCCGCGCTGTTCCTGGCCGCCGTCACCTGGCTGGGCGCCCGGCTGGCCGCCGAGGGGGCGATCACGGTGGGCGAACTGGTCGGGGTGTACGGGTACATCGCCATGCTGGTGGTGCCGGTCTCCTTCTTCATCGAGGGCAGCTTCCAGATCAGCCACGGCCTGGTCGCCGCCCGCCAGGTCACCCGCTTCCTCGCGCTGCGCGCCGGGGAGCGGCCCCGCCCCGCCGGGCCGGACATCGCGCCGGGGACCCTGGTGGGGCTGGTCAGCGCCCGGCCCGAGGAGAGCGTGGCGCTGCTCGAAGGGCTGGGCGGGTTCGACGGCACATCTCTGATCGCCGACCACGACGCCGCCCTGTTCGCGGGCACCTGCGCGAGGTCCTCCAGGGCCGGGGCGAGGCGGACGACGAAGCCGTCCACCGGGCCGTGCGCGTCGCCGCGGCGCAGGACGTCGTCGCGGGGCTACGCCACGGGCTCGACTCGATGA
- a CDS encoding ATP-binding cassette domain-containing protein, with translation MIEPGGRNLSGGQRQRVRLARALLAEPEVLLAVEPTSALDAHTESLLAGRLRTARAGRTTVVATTSPLLLAQADQVLFVEDGRVVASGTHRELMESTPAYRSVLA, from the coding sequence ATGATCGAACCCGGCGGCCGCAACCTGTCGGGCGGCCAGCGTCAGCGCGTGCGCCTGGCCCGGGCACTGCTCGCCGAGCCCGAGGTGCTGCTGGCCGTGGAGCCCACCTCCGCGCTGGACGCGCACACCGAGTCCCTCCTCGCGGGGCGGCTCCGTACGGCACGCGCCGGCCGTACGACCGTCGTGGCCACCACCTCGCCGCTGCTGCTCGCCCAGGCCGACCAGGTGCTGTTCGTCGAGGACGGGCGGGTGGTCGCCTCCGGCACCCACCGCGAGCTGATGGAGTCCACCCCCGCCTACCGATCGGTGCTCGCATGA
- a CDS encoding ABC transporter ATP-binding protein, with protein MNRDLPIADRRQVRRAALRLVRRDVPGFVATLLLNSLAASAALVSPWLLGRIIDSISAGGTVDLLAAIAVGAALAQLVLSRYAEKIGTRFSERVQEHIRGELLDRVLALPAATVEHIRTGDLTARGTTDVAVVGRTLRDAAPAILVSGLQALFLIVAVFLVDPVLGACGLLAPAGIVAASRWYLRRARPAYLEEGAARSELAEHLAANAAGARTIEALGLQAKRTRAAERVIERARAAQLRTLFLRSVLWPSVEVSSLLPPVLVLLLGGVLLGRGQVTLGAVVTCVLYLRQLGQPIETILIWLEQLQSSGASFARVEGLATPAREEAAAAAPQGDRIEARGVHFAYEGGDDVVTGVDLTVRPGERLAVVGPSGAGKSTLGKLLAGIDRPRLGTVTVGSVPVADLSPAQLREHVVLVTQEQHLFLGTVRDNLLLADPTAGDDRLGKALAAVGADWVASLDDELEPRSSGSPLGPDRVQQLALARVILADPHTVILDEATAMLDPHAARRAERSLAAVLEGRTVIAIAHRLHTARDADRVVVMDNGQVVEVGAHEELVTAGGVYEALWRSWHGSRNVGAEDDSPQH; from the coding sequence ATGAACCGCGACCTGCCCATCGCCGACCGGCGGCAGGTACGGCGGGCCGCCCTGCGCCTGGTCAGGCGCGACGTGCCGGGCTTCGTCGCGACGCTGCTGCTCAACAGCCTGGCGGCGTCCGCGGCGCTGGTCAGCCCGTGGCTGCTGGGCCGCATCATCGACTCCATCAGCGCCGGAGGCACGGTCGACCTGCTCGCCGCGATCGCCGTGGGCGCGGCGCTGGCCCAGCTCGTCCTGTCCAGGTACGCCGAGAAGATCGGCACCCGTTTCAGCGAGCGCGTCCAGGAACACATCCGCGGCGAACTCCTGGACCGCGTGCTGGCCCTGCCCGCCGCCACGGTCGAGCACATCCGCACCGGCGACCTGACCGCCCGCGGAACCACCGACGTGGCCGTCGTCGGCCGCACTCTACGCGACGCCGCCCCCGCGATCCTCGTATCCGGCCTGCAGGCGCTCTTCCTGATCGTCGCCGTCTTCCTGGTCGACCCGGTCCTGGGCGCCTGCGGCCTGCTCGCGCCGGCCGGCATCGTGGCCGCCTCCCGCTGGTACCTTCGCCGCGCCCGCCCCGCCTACCTGGAGGAGGGCGCCGCCCGCTCGGAGCTGGCCGAGCACCTGGCCGCCAACGCCGCGGGCGCCCGCACCATCGAGGCACTGGGCCTTCAGGCCAAGCGCACGCGGGCGGCGGAACGGGTGATCGAGCGCGCCCGGGCCGCACAACTGCGGACCCTCTTCCTGCGCAGCGTGCTCTGGCCCTCGGTGGAGGTCTCCTCGCTGCTGCCGCCCGTGCTGGTACTGCTGCTCGGCGGGGTGCTCCTGGGCCGTGGCCAGGTCACGCTGGGCGCGGTCGTCACCTGCGTGCTCTACCTGCGCCAGCTCGGCCAGCCGATCGAGACGATCCTGATCTGGCTGGAGCAGCTGCAGAGCAGCGGCGCCTCCTTCGCCAGGGTCGAGGGCCTCGCGACACCGGCACGGGAGGAGGCCGCCGCCGCGGCGCCGCAGGGCGACCGCATCGAGGCGCGCGGCGTGCACTTCGCCTACGAAGGCGGCGACGACGTGGTGACCGGCGTCGACCTGACCGTACGGCCCGGCGAGCGCCTGGCCGTCGTCGGCCCCTCGGGAGCCGGCAAGTCCACCCTGGGCAAGCTGCTGGCCGGCATCGACCGTCCCCGCCTGGGCACGGTCACCGTCGGCTCGGTGCCCGTCGCCGACCTCTCCCCCGCCCAACTCCGCGAGCACGTCGTCCTGGTCACCCAAGAACAGCACCTGTTCCTCGGCACCGTCCGCGACAACCTTCTGCTGGCCGATCCGACGGCCGGCGACGACCGCCTGGGCAAAGCGCTGGCGGCGGTCGGCGCCGACTGGGTCGCCTCGCTCGACGACGAGCTGGAGCCCCGGTCGTCCGGCTCCCCCCTCGGCCCGGACCGGGTCCAGCAGCTCGCCCTGGCCAGGGTCATCCTGGCCGACCCGCACACCGTCATCCTCGACGAGGCCACCGCCATGCTCGACCCCCACGCGGCCAGGCGCGCCGAACGCTCGCTCGCCGCCGTCCTGGAGGGGCGGACCGTCATCGCGATCGCCCACCGCCTGCACACGGCCCGCGACGCCGACCGGGTGGTGGTCATGGACAACGGCCAGGTGGTGGAGGTCGGAGCCCACGAGGAGCTGGTCACGGCCGGCGGGGTGTACGAGGCGCTGTGGAGGTCGTGGCACGGCTCGCGGAATGTCGGCGCCGAAGACGATTCTCCTCAACACTGA
- a CDS encoding fumarylacetoacetate hydrolase family protein, with protein sequence MPEYRRILLDGAVTQVRREGDELVSADGRVVGVEDAVHLPPCEPTKIIAVHLNHRSRVTEFMTTLPPAPTYFHKPTSALNAHKGAVVRPERCEYLNYEGEIAIVIGRTTRNVSPAEAGDHIAGYTIANDYGLHDFRDTDAGSMLRVKGSDTLCPLGPGLVTGWDFRGKALRTYVNGHVAQEGSTDEMEWDMHYLVADIARTITLFPGDVLLSGTPAGSRPVKPGDVVEVEAEGLGKLSNHIVPGPTPIRDDCGAQPTTSEEVLSTAFGGDWEFRGIRAPRR encoded by the coding sequence ATGCCCGAGTACCGCAGGATCCTGCTGGACGGCGCCGTCACCCAGGTGCGCCGCGAAGGGGACGAGCTGGTGAGCGCCGACGGCCGCGTGGTCGGCGTGGAGGACGCCGTCCACCTGCCGCCGTGCGAGCCGACGAAGATCATCGCCGTGCACCTGAACCACCGCAGCCGGGTGACCGAGTTCATGACCACGCTGCCGCCCGCGCCGACGTACTTCCACAAGCCGACCTCGGCGCTCAACGCCCACAAGGGCGCGGTCGTCCGGCCAGAACGGTGCGAATACCTCAACTACGAGGGCGAGATCGCGATCGTCATCGGCCGCACGACGCGCAACGTCTCGCCCGCCGAGGCCGGCGACCACATCGCCGGGTACACCATCGCCAACGACTACGGCCTGCACGACTTCCGCGACACCGACGCCGGCTCGATGCTGCGCGTCAAGGGCTCCGACACGCTGTGCCCCCTCGGCCCCGGCCTCGTCACCGGCTGGGACTTCCGTGGCAAGGCCCTGCGCACCTACGTCAACGGCCACGTCGCGCAGGAGGGCTCCACCGACGAGATGGAGTGGGACATGCACTACCTCGTCGCCGACATCGCCCGCACCATCACCCTGTTCCCCGGGGACGTCCTGCTGTCCGGCACCCCCGCCGGCTCGCGCCCCGTCAAGCCCGGCGACGTGGTCGAGGTCGAGGCCGAAGGCCTCGGCAAACTCTCCAACCACATCGTGCCCGGCCCCACCCCCATCCGCGACGACTGCGGCGCCCAGCCCACCACCTCGGAGGAAGTCCTCTCCACCGCCTTCGGCGGCGACTGGGAATTCCGCGGCATCCGCGCCCCCCGCCGCTGA
- a CDS encoding DODA-type extradiol aromatic ring-opening family dioxygenase, translating into MGEVAGAGLLAHVPTIVLPEATRRELNEGKEITLVTGLRQLRQEVFDTVEHDAVIVLDSHWATTVEFVVTAQQHRAGLFTSEELPRGMCRMPYDFPGDQELARAIAAKAGEHHTWITAIDDPYLPIYYATINLWTYLGLPEKPWLSIGVCQTGDMEDHLRLGRALGEAIRESDRKVLLIASGALSHTFWPLRELRDHESSDPAHIFSDGARRADLERIAWFKAGDHARVLDTMPEFARYKPEAGFRHYLMLAGALGEGDCTAAARQYGEYENSVGTGQALLWFDRPEGGFPAPRPTVPAASS; encoded by the coding sequence ATGGGCGAGGTAGCCGGAGCGGGCCTGCTGGCCCACGTGCCGACCATCGTGCTGCCCGAGGCCACCCGGCGCGAGCTGAACGAGGGCAAGGAGATCACCCTGGTCACCGGCCTGCGGCAGCTCCGCCAGGAGGTCTTCGACACCGTCGAGCACGACGCGGTCATCGTCCTGGACTCGCACTGGGCCACGACGGTGGAGTTCGTCGTCACCGCCCAGCAGCACAGGGCCGGGCTGTTCACCTCCGAGGAACTGCCGCGGGGCATGTGCCGCATGCCCTACGACTTCCCCGGCGACCAGGAACTCGCCCGCGCCATCGCCGCCAAGGCCGGCGAGCACCACACCTGGATCACCGCGATCGACGACCCCTACCTGCCGATCTACTACGCGACGATCAACCTGTGGACCTACCTCGGGCTGCCGGAGAAGCCGTGGCTGTCCATCGGCGTCTGCCAGACCGGGGACATGGAGGACCACCTGCGGCTCGGCCGGGCGCTCGGCGAGGCGATCCGCGAATCCGACCGCAAGGTGCTGCTCATCGCCTCCGGAGCCCTGTCGCACACTTTCTGGCCGCTGCGCGAGCTGCGCGACCACGAGTCGTCCGACCCCGCCCACATCTTCTCCGACGGGGCCAGGCGGGCCGACCTGGAGCGGATCGCCTGGTTCAAGGCCGGCGACCACGCCCGCGTGCTGGACACGATGCCGGAGTTCGCCCGGTACAAGCCCGAGGCCGGCTTCCGCCACTACCTGATGCTGGCCGGCGCCCTGGGGGAGGGTGACTGCACCGCCGCCGCGCGGCAGTACGGCGAGTACGAGAACTCCGTCGGCACCGGCCAGGCGCTGCTGTGGTTCGACCGGCCCGAAGGCGGCTTCCCCGCCCCGCGCCCCACCGTCCCCGCCGCCTCCTCGTGA
- a CDS encoding aldehyde dehydrogenase, whose amino-acid sequence MPTVAGVEVEGRHWIGGERVSSTRTFEDVSPIDEQVIAEIARGGADEAAEAVRAAHAAFPAWARTTREERARLLHAIADGVERRLEQLAIVETTDNGALLRSHLRGVMPRVAHNFRFFADHLLTLGHDDFETRGHRNHVSWDPAGVCALITPWNAPLMLATWKIAPALAAGNTVVLKPAEWTPLTASLLAGITVEAGLPDGVFNVVQGYGEEAGAALVADPRVKRVSFTGSVPTAQRIAAAVAPNLTPMSLELGGKSPLVVFADADLDLAVDLAVEQYDNAGQVCLAGTRLLVEESIAEEFTARFVAKAGTLVQGDPRDQATDVGPNIHRKHVARVDGFVRRALDAGAKPLIGGGPNTDLGGLYYRPTLLTGAAPGSEILTEEVFGPVLTLQTFRTEDEAVDEANGTRFGLAATLVTGSPERAERVSSRLVAGTVWVNCFFVRDLRAPFGGARHSGVGREGGDWSFDFYCDVKNTVTAPWAR is encoded by the coding sequence ATGCCCACTGTCGCCGGAGTCGAGGTCGAAGGCAGGCACTGGATCGGAGGCGAACGCGTCTCCTCCACCCGCACCTTCGAGGACGTCTCGCCCATCGACGAGCAGGTGATCGCCGAGATCGCCCGGGGAGGCGCGGACGAGGCCGCAGAAGCCGTGCGCGCGGCGCACGCCGCCTTCCCCGCCTGGGCGCGCACCACACGCGAGGAGCGCGCCCGGCTGCTGCACGCGATCGCCGACGGCGTGGAGCGGCGGCTGGAGCAACTCGCGATCGTCGAGACCACCGACAACGGAGCGCTGCTGCGCTCCCACCTGCGCGGCGTGATGCCCCGCGTGGCGCACAACTTCCGGTTCTTCGCCGACCACCTGCTCACCCTGGGCCACGACGACTTCGAGACCCGGGGCCACCGCAACCACGTGAGCTGGGACCCGGCCGGGGTGTGCGCGCTGATCACCCCGTGGAACGCGCCGCTCATGCTCGCCACCTGGAAGATCGCCCCGGCGCTCGCCGCCGGCAACACGGTGGTGCTCAAGCCCGCCGAGTGGACCCCGCTCACCGCCTCTCTGCTGGCCGGCATCACCGTCGAGGCCGGCCTGCCCGACGGCGTCTTCAACGTCGTCCAGGGGTACGGCGAGGAGGCCGGCGCCGCCCTCGTCGCCGACCCGCGGGTCAAGCGGGTCAGCTTCACCGGCTCGGTGCCCACCGCCCAGCGGATCGCCGCCGCCGTCGCGCCCAACCTGACCCCGATGTCGCTGGAGCTCGGCGGCAAGTCCCCGCTCGTCGTCTTCGCCGACGCCGACCTGGACCTCGCCGTCGACCTGGCCGTGGAGCAGTACGACAACGCCGGGCAGGTGTGCCTGGCCGGCACCCGGCTGCTGGTCGAGGAGTCGATCGCCGAGGAGTTCACCGCCCGGTTCGTCGCCAAGGCGGGCACGCTCGTCCAGGGCGACCCGCGCGACCAGGCCACCGACGTCGGCCCCAACATCCACCGCAAGCACGTCGCCCGCGTCGACGGGTTCGTCCGCAGGGCCCTGGACGCCGGGGCCAAGCCGCTCATCGGCGGCGGCCCCAACACCGACCTCGGCGGCCTCTACTACCGGCCCACGCTGCTCACCGGCGCCGCGCCCGGCAGCGAGATCCTCACCGAGGAGGTCTTCGGGCCCGTCCTCACCCTGCAGACCTTCCGCACCGAGGACGAGGCCGTCGACGAGGCCAACGGCACGCGCTTCGGTCTCGCCGCCACCCTGGTCACCGGCTCGCCCGAGCGCGCCGAGCGCGTCTCGTCCCGCCTGGTCGCCGGCACCGTCTGGGTGAACTGCTTCTTCGTCCGCGACCTGCGGGCCCCCTTCGGCGGCGCCCGCCACTCCGGCGTCGGCCGCGAGGGCGGCGACTGGAGCTTCGACTTCTACTGCGACGTCAAGAACACGGTGACCGCGCCATGGGCGAGGTAG
- a CDS encoding gamma-glutamyl-gamma-aminobutyrate hydrolase family protein, translating to MPRRPIIAIPSRFAAQTTALRYAAVVTARALADAVLRAGAEPFLMHPGDAAEAASRLWLADGVLLPGGGDLAPTTYGEGVAHDTVYDVDDAQDAFDLAVARHALETGLPLLAVCRGLQVVNVALGGRLRQHMEPAHRHLVHPVAVRPGSLLAEVTGTGKIDASCFHHQCVSVPGAGLVASAHAADGTAEAYELAEPRGWFLGVQWHPEDTAGEDPANQRLFDALTHAAARR from the coding sequence ATGCCCCGCCGACCGATCATCGCGATCCCTTCCCGCTTCGCCGCCCAGACCACGGCGCTGCGGTACGCGGCCGTCGTCACCGCGCGCGCCCTCGCCGACGCCGTGCTGCGCGCGGGCGCGGAGCCGTTCCTCATGCACCCCGGCGACGCCGCGGAGGCCGCGTCCCGGCTGTGGCTCGCCGACGGGGTGCTGCTGCCCGGCGGCGGCGACCTCGCCCCCACGACGTACGGGGAGGGCGTCGCGCACGACACCGTCTACGACGTGGACGACGCCCAGGACGCCTTCGACCTCGCCGTGGCCCGGCACGCGCTGGAGACGGGCCTGCCCCTCCTCGCCGTCTGCCGCGGGCTGCAGGTGGTGAACGTCGCGCTCGGCGGGCGGCTGCGCCAGCACATGGAGCCCGCGCACCGCCACCTGGTCCACCCGGTCGCCGTCCGGCCGGGCTCGCTGCTGGCCGAGGTCACCGGCACCGGGAAGATCGATGCGTCCTGCTTCCACCACCAGTGCGTCTCCGTCCCCGGCGCCGGGCTGGTCGCCTCGGCCCACGCCGCCGACGGCACCGCCGAGGCGTACGAACTGGCCGAGCCGCGCGGCTGGTTCCTCGGCGTCCAGTGGCACCCCGAGGACACCGCCGGCGAGGACCCCGCCAACCAGCGCCTGTTCGACGCCCTGACCCACGCCGCCGCGCGCCGCTGA
- a CDS encoding MarR family winged helix-turn-helix transcriptional regulator, with product MPAHFSLTETEQAVTRRLGSMPISREALVAVSNLHRAAAIVRQHLENSALRGASLTWSGFVVLWVVWIWEEIETRHVAAEAGISKGTLTGIIKTLESRGLVQRLQHPDDGRLALLRLTPEGLALMEHLFPAFNEEEAFVVEALDGEESTRLADTLRRIVTHLETHGEQRRAHLRAKTPVPPRRGGRRRAT from the coding sequence GTGCCCGCGCACTTCTCGTTGACCGAGACCGAGCAGGCGGTCACCCGCAGGCTCGGCTCGATGCCGATCAGCCGCGAGGCACTGGTCGCCGTGTCCAACCTGCACCGGGCGGCCGCCATCGTCCGGCAGCATCTGGAGAACTCCGCCCTGCGGGGGGCCTCCCTCACCTGGAGCGGGTTCGTCGTCCTGTGGGTGGTGTGGATATGGGAGGAGATCGAGACCCGGCACGTCGCCGCCGAGGCGGGAATCTCCAAGGGGACGCTGACCGGCATCATCAAGACGCTGGAGTCGCGGGGCCTGGTCCAGCGCCTCCAGCACCCCGACGACGGCCGCCTGGCGCTGCTGCGCCTGACGCCGGAGGGCCTCGCGCTGATGGAGCACCTCTTCCCCGCCTTCAACGAGGAGGAGGCGTTCGTGGTGGAGGCCCTGGACGGCGAGGAGTCCACGCGCCTGGCCGACACGCTGCGCCGCATCGTCACGCACCTGGAGACGCACGGCGAGCAGCGCCGCGCCCACCTGCGCGCCAAGACGCCCGTCCCGCCGCGCAGGGGCGGCAGGCGGCGCGCCACCTGA
- a CDS encoding CHAT domain-containing protein: MLRRLGGAVVFHAYRKTLMTAQEHMLAGDFRKARFTALLALRAATDTFGPDDERTAFVLAALASVDIAEGDLDAAAERISAARRVLDGLPDAEPHARALLLGQHAAVQGIAGRHTAALEDMRAAVALITSAPGAPPFAAALLHGDLVTSAPGVPPFAAALLHAGLGAAEAEAGLPRDALRSYRTALAVVRAARDDAAVLEPQILIDIALIHRDLGDRYRAGSLADEAMAAAAAVPAVHGAALARMRVTAALIKRGTGDLEAAEHLIGQVEDFWSGVPGHQSERVAATIVRAAIAADRGDPAEAHRVLAGLDGVVSGGPAVVAGHGLALTAYMAGDLAEASRRLERLEQESAAAFGPGHLQTAQTLVLAAALSSATGEHGRALDLVTRATAAEARIQWTSFGAGGRDVHGAIMDRLAASLHVELTVALAAEGHDPRATATGLAAVLRRKGGLREAFAVLHTSRARESWEELREVSGRILAATTGHPEGALVSELAALYERQEELEARLADGVPEEALRARARHATPAAVLGALPAGAALLELFRWVPFDLRAGVSRGPEHAEYLGYLLAAGEARLIRFGPAAPIDTAIRHWNHAPAPDVPAPPRDVPGSPGVVAAPGDVSVSSGIVAAASGGASGVSDVLGELSGMLAGPLLAALDGVDVRRLYVAPDGALGLVPWEILTGPDGVPLVDRLSLSYLTAARTLLGGGPRTGPPGDPLVIGGPDFGHAPPDDATDDVPDDVPDDATDGVARVAGIAFAALPGTVREAKAVARLLGVSPLLGAEATRAAVLGARSPRVLHLATHGFFLDAPGGASSGLWAMWDAEPAPEGVPRRRVPWYAAPRPLLRCGVALAGANTPDPPGFVTGEDILALDLRATELVVLSACDTGRGEAHAGDGILGLAHAFATAGARHVLLSLWAVNDHLAARLMRVFHEHLTAGASPLAALRAAQHRIRVDHPDPRLWAGFVLYGD; this comes from the coding sequence ATGCTCCGCCGCCTGGGCGGGGCCGTCGTCTTCCACGCCTACCGGAAGACGCTGATGACGGCCCAGGAGCACATGCTCGCCGGAGACTTCCGCAAGGCGCGGTTCACCGCGCTGCTCGCGCTCCGGGCCGCCACGGACACGTTCGGGCCCGACGACGAGCGCACCGCCTTCGTCCTGGCGGCGCTCGCCTCCGTCGACATCGCCGAGGGCGACCTCGACGCGGCGGCGGAGCGGATCTCCGCGGCGCGGCGCGTTCTGGACGGGCTGCCGGACGCCGAGCCGCACGCGCGGGCGCTGCTGCTCGGCCAGCACGCGGCCGTCCAGGGCATCGCCGGACGGCACACCGCGGCGCTGGAGGACATGCGCGCCGCCGTCGCCCTCATCACCTCCGCCCCCGGCGCGCCGCCCTTCGCGGCGGCGCTGCTCCACGGGGACCTCGTCACTTCCGCCCCGGGCGTGCCGCCCTTCGCGGCGGCGCTGCTCCACGCGGGGCTCGGCGCCGCCGAGGCCGAGGCCGGGCTCCCGCGCGACGCCCTGCGCTCCTACCGCACCGCCCTCGCCGTCGTCCGGGCCGCCCGGGACGACGCGGCGGTGCTGGAACCCCAGATACTGATCGACATCGCCCTCATTCATCGCGACCTCGGCGACCGGTACCGCGCCGGCTCCCTGGCCGACGAGGCGATGGCCGCCGCCGCGGCCGTGCCCGCCGTCCACGGCGCCGCGCTCGCGCGGATGCGCGTCACCGCCGCGCTCATCAAGCGCGGGACCGGCGACCTGGAGGCCGCCGAACACCTGATCGGGCAGGTGGAGGACTTCTGGAGCGGCGTGCCGGGACACCAGTCCGAGCGGGTCGCGGCCACGATCGTGCGGGCCGCCATCGCCGCCGACCGCGGCGACCCCGCCGAGGCGCACCGCGTGCTCGCCGGCCTCGACGGCGTGGTGTCCGGGGGACCGGCCGTCGTCGCCGGGCACGGCCTCGCCCTCACGGCGTACATGGCGGGCGACCTGGCCGAGGCGTCCCGGCGGCTGGAACGCCTGGAACAGGAGTCGGCCGCCGCGTTCGGGCCCGGCCACCTGCAGACCGCGCAGACCCTCGTCCTGGCGGCGGCGCTGAGCTCCGCCACCGGAGAGCACGGCCGCGCGCTCGACCTCGTCACGCGGGCCACCGCCGCCGAGGCGCGCATCCAGTGGACGTCCTTCGGCGCGGGCGGCAGGGACGTGCACGGCGCGATCATGGACAGGCTGGCCGCCTCGCTGCACGTCGAGCTGACGGTCGCGCTCGCCGCCGAGGGCCACGACCCCCGGGCCACCGCGACCGGGCTCGCCGCCGTGCTCCGCCGCAAGGGCGGCCTGCGCGAGGCGTTCGCCGTGCTCCACACCTCCCGCGCCCGGGAGAGCTGGGAGGAGCTTCGGGAGGTCAGCGGGCGCATCCTCGCCGCGACCACCGGGCACCCCGAGGGCGCGCTCGTGTCCGAGCTCGCCGCGCTGTACGAGCGGCAGGAGGAACTGGAGGCGCGCCTGGCCGACGGCGTCCCCGAGGAGGCGCTGCGCGCCCGCGCCCGGCACGCCACCCCCGCCGCGGTCCTCGGCGCGCTGCCCGCCGGCGCGGCGCTGCTGGAGCTGTTCCGGTGGGTGCCCTTCGACCTGCGCGCCGGGGTGAGCCGGGGCCCCGAGCACGCCGAGTACCTGGGCTACCTGCTGGCGGCCGGCGAGGCACGGCTGATCCGCTTCGGCCCCGCCGCCCCCATCGACACCGCGATCCGCCACTGGAACCACGCGCCTGCCCCAGACGTGCCCGCGCCTCCCCGGGACGTGCCCGGGTCTCCAGGAGTCGTGGCCGCGCCCGGGGACGTGTCCGTGTCCTCAGGAATCGTGGCCGCGGCTTCCGGGGGCGCGTCCGGGGTGTCCGATGTGCTCGGGGAGTTGTCCGGGATGCTGGCCGGGCCGCTGCTGGCGGCGTTGGACGGCGTGGACGTCCGCCGCCTGTACGTCGCGCCCGACGGCGCGCTCGGGCTGGTGCCCTGGGAGATCCTCACCGGCCCCGACGGCGTGCCGCTGGTGGACCGGCTGTCGCTGAGCTACCTCACCGCGGCGCGCACGCTGCTCGGCGGCGGCCCCCGCACGGGCCCGCCCGGAGACCCTCTCGTCATCGGCGGCCCCGACTTCGGCCACGCCCCGCCGGACGACGCGACGGACGACGTGCCGGACGACGTGCCGGACGACGCGACGGACGGGGTGGCGCGGGTGGCGGGGATCGCGTTCGCGGCCTTGCCGGGGACGGTGCGGGAGGCCAAGGCGGTGGCGCGGCTGCTGGGCGTGAGCCCGCTGCTGGGAGCCGAGGCGACCCGGGCGGCGGTGCTCGGAGCACGGTCCCCCCGCGTCCTGCACCTGGCCACCCACGGCTTCTTCCTGGACGCCCCCGGCGGCGCGTCCTCGGGGCTGTGGGCGATGTGGGACGCCGAGCCCGCGCCCGAGGGCGTGCCGCGCCGCCGCGTGCCCTGGTACGCCGCCCCGCGTCCCCTGCTGCGCTGCGGCGTGGCCCTGGCCGGGGCCAACACCCCCGACCCTCCGGGGTTCGTCACCGGCGAGGACATCCTCGCGCTCGACCTCAGGGCGACGGAGCTGGTCGTGCTGTCGGCCTGCGACACCGGCAGGGGAGAGGCGCACGCGGGCGACGGCATTCTCGGGCTCGCGCACGCCTTCGCGACCGCCGGGGCGCGCCACGTCCTGCTGAGCCTGTGGGCGGTCAACGACCACCTCGCCGCCCGGCTCATGCGCGTCTTCCACGAGCACCTGACGGCCGGGGCGTCGCCGCTCGCCGCCCTGCGCGCCGCCCAGCACCGGATCCGGGTGGACCATCCGGATCCCCGGTTATGGGCGGGTTTCGTCCTTTACGGCGACTGA